Proteins encoded within one genomic window of Triticum aestivum cultivar Chinese Spring chromosome 2D, IWGSC CS RefSeq v2.1, whole genome shotgun sequence:
- the LOC123052409 gene encoding elongator complex protein 1, with protein sequence MKNLKLVTRIVQELQLHLDGETLVVSAIDAERHRAFFVSSANFLYSVNLLASTQQPLQWSKTTLDSDVEEVLLEPGDFIVAMDYLMEKESLLLGSADGCLLLYNVEERTTEVVGRLEGGVKTIASSPDGALLSVTTGLGQLLVMTHDWEVLFETSIDPQSASACEINTSDGQIQSCVSWRGDGKHFATLGGFDGSPKKLTIWERESGKVHSSSDTRNFMGQSLDWMPSGAKVVTAHDRKTEGKCPLIVFYEKNGLERSHFSIEEPAEVVIQALKWNCNSELLAALVSCGQYDVIKIWSCSNNHWYLKQELRYTKNEGVKFSWDPTKPLHLICWTLGGEVIAHRFAWTTAVSETSVALVIDGPRILITPLHLGLMPPPMSLFFLAFPCAVNEVCFVSKNSKNHLTAYLSNGSLCVVELPATDTWEKFEGNGITVDPCHCDFSLNNSMHLTWIDTRTLIGICRFSDYCSSTPMRSSEAGNLEEKHDSLFFVNEIKLVCSEDCLPGSVSSSGWQARVSKRMPLEGPVIGVSRNPAKGGSAFIQLSGGKIVEYCSELRMTAPIQSGELCPDYDFPTSCPSMTAVPCHENGVVRTLLLGLDDSSKLHLGKRLLSNNCSSFTFYSSSYGATEQVVTHLLVTTKQDLLFIVDVNEIFLKNGQVTIDSHVNNHPRAKPSKEHITVWEKGAKLVGVLHGDEAAVIIQTTRGNLECMYPRKLVLVAIVQALVQRRFKDAMDMVRRHRIDFNMLVDYCGWKAFIKSAADFVNEVNNLSHITEFVCSIKNENVSGKLYEAYISFPEQCSSSMDSENLHGALSENKVTSVLMAIRKALEEQIEESSSRELCILTTLARSEPPLLEEALNRIKVIRELELHGVDDGRRKLYPSAEESLKHLLWLTEPEAVFNAALGLYDLNLAAIVALNSQKDPKEFLPFLKGLECLPPAIMRYTIDLKLARYESALRNIVSAGNEYHADCMELLNSNPQLFPLGLQLFSDPDKRHQILEAWGDHLFEEKCFGEAAITYQCCSSYQKSLKAYHACGDWRGVFTVTGLLNFTKEEILQLAQELCDEFQALGKPGDAAKIALEYCSDVDRGVGCYIMAREWEEALRVAYMHSRQDLVDTVKDAALECAALLISEYQEGLLKVGKYLARYVAVRQRRLSLAAKLQSEDRFMDVKDDNISEVSSSFSEMSAYTTRSTKESSASVISSSASKSRGSRRQKKAGKIRAGSPGEEMALVEHLKGMSLATGAQKELRSLLVVLTQLGKEDIARQVQLAGDNFEVSQMAAVKLAEDTMSTDKMDENAHTLEHYTKMLRAHQPAAGETSSWRIKALSPP encoded by the exons ATGAAGAATCTGAAGCTTGTGACCAGGATCGTGCAGGAGCTCCAGCTCCATCTCGACGGCGAGACCCTTGTCGTATCCGCCATCGACGCCGAGCGCCACCGTGCCTTCTTCGTCTCCTCCGCCAACTTCCTCTATTCCGTTAATCTCCTCGCCTCCACCCAG CAACCTCTGCAATGGAGTAAAACCACTCTAGATTCAGATGTGGAGGAGGTTCTTCTTGAGCCTGGAGATTTCATAGTTGCCATGGATTATCTAATGGAGAAGGAGTCTCTACTCCTTGGTTCAGCGGACGGGTGTCTCTTATTGTATAATGTGGAGGAAAGAACAACCGAAGTTGTAGGAAGATTGGAGGGTGGTGTCAAGACCATTGCATCTAGTCCTGATGGGGCCCTTCTCTCTGTAACAACCGGATTGGGGCAACTGCTCGTCATGACACATGATTGGGAAGTGCTGTTTGAGACTTCTATTGACCCTCAA AGTGCTTCTGCATGCGAGATCAATACTTCTGATGGTCAGATCCAAAGTTGTGTCTCTTGGAGGGGTGATGGAAAACATTTTGCTACCCTTGGGGGCTTTGATGGTAGCCCTAAAAAACTTACTATTTGGGAACGTGAATCTGGAAAGGTTCATTCTTCTTCAGACACCAGGAATTTCATGGGGCAATCATTAGACTGGATGCCGAGCGGAGCAAAGGTTGTCACTGCCCATGACAGGAAAACAGAGGGAAAGTGTCCTCTCATTGTATTCTATGAGAAGAATGGCTTAGAAAGAAGCCACTTTTCTATTGAAGAACCAGCAGAGGTTGTCATCCAAGCATTAAAATGGAACTGCAACTCTGAACTCCTAGCTGCTCTAGTTTCTTGTGGCCAGTATGATGTTATTAAAATATGGTCCTGCAGCAACAATCACTGGTATTTGAAACAAGAACTGCGCTACACAAAGAATGAGGGGGTGAAGTTCTCTTGGGACCCGACAAAACCGCTGCATCTCATTTGTTGGACACTGGGAGGTGAGGTCATTGCACACAGGTTTGCATGGACTACTGCTGTCAGTGAAACTTCAGTTGCATTAGTTATTGATGGCCCCCGTATCCTTATAACTCCGCTACATTTGGGCCTCATGCCACCCCCTATGTCTCTGTTCTTTCTTGCATTTCCTTGTGCCGTGAATGAGGTTTGTTTTGTATCCAAGAACTCAAAGAACCATTTGACTGCTTATCTTTCAAATGGCAGCTTATGTGTTGTGGAACTTCCGGCAACAGATACATGGGAAAAGTTTGAAGGCAATGGGATAACTGTTGACCCTTGCCATTGTGACTTCAGTTTGAATAACTCTATGCACCTCACATGGATAGATACACGTACCTTAATTGGTATCTGTCGCTTCAGTGATTACTGTTCTTCAACACCTATGAGGTCCAGTGAAGCTGGCAACTTAGAAGAAAAACATGATTCACTGTTCTTTGTCAATGAGATTAAACTTGTATGTTCTGAGGACTGTTTGCCAGGTTCAGTGAGTTCATCTGGTTGGCAAGCTAGAGTATCAAAGAGAATGCCTCTGGAGGGTCCTGTTATTGGAGTCTCCCGAAACCCAGCAAAAGGAGGTTCAGCCTTTATCCAGTTAAGTGGAGGAAAGATTGTTGAATACTGTTCAGAGTTGAGAATGACTGCACCGATACAAAGCGGTGAACTTTGTCCTGATTATGATTTTCCAACATCATGTCCTTCAATGACTGCCGTTCCATGCCATGAAAATGGTGTGGTTCGAACCCTTCTGCTTGGACTTGATGACAGCAGTAAGCTGCACCTGGGCAAAAGGTTATTGAGCAACAACTGCAGCAGCTTCACATTCTATTCCAGTTCTTACGGAGCTACTGAGCAGGTTGTGACCCACTTGCTTGTGACTACTAAGCAGGATCTTTTGTTCATTGTGGACGTCAATGAGATTTTCCTAAAAAACGGCCAAGTGACAATTGATAGCCATGTTAACAACCATCCTCGAGCAAAGCCAAGCAAAGAGCATATCACTGTGTGGGAAAAAGGGGCAAAATTGGTTGGTGTTCTCCATGGTGATGAAGCGGCTGTCATAATTCAAACAACCCGTGGTAACTTAGAGTGTATGTACCCTAGAAAGCTGGTCCTTGTTGCAATTGTCCAGGCACTGGTCCAGAGGCGTTTTAAAGATGCAATGGACATGGTAAGACGTCATCGAATAGATTTCAATATGTTGGTTGATTACTGTGGATGGAAAGCTTTTATCAAGTCAGCAGCAGATTTTGTTAACGAAGTCAATAACCTTAGCCACATCACTGAATTTGTTTGCTCAATTAAGAATGAGAATGTCAGCGGCAAATTGTATGAGGCGTACATATCATTCCCTGAGCAGTGCTCGAGCTCAATGGATAGTGAAAATCTGCATGGCGCCTTGTCAGAGAACAAAGTAACATCTGTACTGATGGCAATCAGAAAAGCCCTTGAGGAACAAATAGAAGAAAGCTCATCAAGAGAACTATGCATACTGACCACTTTGGCGCGTAGCGAACCTCCATTGTTGGAAGAAGCATTGAATAGAATTAAAGTCATTCGAGAACTGGAACTTCATGGGGTTGATGATGGCCGACGGAAGCTTTACCCATCTGCTGAAGAGTCTTTGAAGCACTTGCTTTGGTTAACAGAACCAGAAGCTGTTTTTAATGCTGCTTTGGGACTGTATGATCTGAATCTTGCTGCTATAGTTGCTTTAAATTCCCAAAAAGATCCAAAGGAGTTCCTTCCTTTTCTTAAGGGTCTTGAATGCCTGCCTCCTGCTATTATGAGGTACACAATAGATTTGAAACTTGCAAGATATGAGAGTGCTCTCAGAAACATTGTGTCTGCTGGTAATGAGTATCATGCGGACTGCATGGAACTCCTTAATTCTAACCCTCAGCTGTTCCCACTGGGCCTCCAGTTATTTAGTGACCCAGATAAAAGACATCAAATTCTTGAGGCATGGGGCGACCATCTTTTTGAAGAGAAATGCTTTGGAGAAGCTGCAATAACTTATCAATGCTGCTCATCATATCAGAAATCTTTGAAAGCTTATCATGCCTGTGGGGACTGGAGAGGTGTGTTCACTGTTACAGGCCTTCTGAACTTCACAAAGGAAGAAATTCTTCAACTAGCACAGGAGCTATGTGATGAGTTCCAAGCACTCGGGAAGCCAGGAGATGCCGCCAAAATCGCACTGGAGTATTGTTCAGATGTTGATAGAGGTGTAGGCTGCTACATCATGGCAAGAGAGTGGGAAGAGGCTCTTAGAGTGGCTTATATGCACAGCAGGCAGGATCTTGTTGATACTGTTAAAGATGCAGCTCTGGAGTGCGCTGCATTGCTGATATCTGAGTATCAGGAAGGATTGCTGAAGGTGGGTAAATATCTAGCACGCTATGTCGCTGTGCGGCAGAGGAGATTATCTCTCGCAGCTAAACTACAGTCAGAGGACCGATTTATGGATGTCAAAGACGACAACATTTCAGAAGTCAGCTCTAGCTTCAGCGAAATGAGTGCATACACGACAAG GTCAACGAAGGAATCGAGCGCTTCTGTCATATCTAGCAGCGCCAGCAAGTCACGAGGGTCAAGGCGTCAAAAGAAAGCTGGCAAGATACGAGCTGGAAG TCCTGGGGAGGAGATGGCACTCGTGGAGCATCTCAAGGGGATGTCTCTGGCCACTGGTGCGCAAAAAGAGCTTAGAAGCCTACTTGTAGTTCTAACACAGCTGGGGAAAGAAGATATCGCCCGTCAGGTGCAGCTGGCTGGAGATAATTTTGAGGTGTCGCAGATGGCCGCAGTGAAGCTGGCCGAGGATACAATGTCTACCGACAAGATGGACGAGAATGCCCATACCCTTGAGCATTACACGAAAATGCTGAGAGCGCATCAGCCTGCCGCCGGTGAAACCTCCTCCTGGCGAATCAAAGCCCTGTCGCCGCCTTGA
- the LOC100682412 gene encoding ADP-ribosylation factor GTPase-activating protein AGD5, with translation MNEKASVSKELNARHKKILEGLLRLPENRECADCKSKGPRWASVNIGIFVCMQCSGIHRSLGVHISKVRSATLDTWLPEQVAFIQSMGNEKANGYWEAELPPNYDRVGIENFIRAKYEDKRWIPRNGTSKLPSGARDEKSSESQASHANRGGHAQKPSFEQHRVSPAATKRTVPVASRMHTQASPQPKAELPVPKVASPPQPAKSPAKVDVTPPKVHQPSVAPPPKVDYAIDLFNMLSMDGTTEKESESSSNDDSAWDGFQSAEPAPNSEKKGTAKPVESKVQSTSGIEDLFKDSPAVAASSAPVASKSNPQTDIMSLFEKSNMVSPFAIHQQQLAFMTQQQALLMAALKSGNAPQMAPGNVPQMVPGNASVLNTNGSNAPNGSLPSHSWPNLGYQNPASIPAAAPQNGVAKAVNNNQDFFSGNFGFGSPGMPANGATTAGANKSASTPTSSTLPSQSGKEYDFSSLTQGMFSKR, from the exons ATGAACGAGAAGGCCTCCGTCTCCAAGGAGCTCAACGCCAGGCACAAGAAG ATATTGGAAGGCCTTCTGCGGTTGCCGGAGAACAGAGAATGTGCAGACTGCAAGTCAAA GGGTCCTCGATGGGCAAGTGTCAATATTGGGATCTTCGTATGCATGCAGTGTTCTGGAATTCATAGAAGCCTTGGGGTACACATATCAAAG GTAAGGTCTGCTACTCTGGATACATGGTTGCCAGAGCAAGTTGCATTTATTCAAT CAATGGGAAATGAAAAGGCAAATGGCTATTGGGAAGCAGAGCTGCCCCCTAATTATGACAGGGTTGGGATAGAAAACTTCATCCGTGCAAA ATACGAGGACAAGAGGTGGATACCGAGGAATGGAACATCAAAACTGCCCTCTGGTGCTCGAGATGAGAAGAGCTCTGAATCTCAGGCCAGTCATGCTAACAGGGGTGGGCACGCTCAAAAACCTTCATTTGAGCAACACCGTGTTTCACCAGCTGCTACGAAAAGAACTGTTCCAGTGGCTTCTAGGATGCACACACAA GCATCACCTCAGCCAAAAGCAGAACTACCAGTTCCCAAGGTTGCTTCGCCTCCTCAGCCAGCAAAATCTCCTGCTAAAGTTGATGTGACACCCCCAAAAGTTCATCAGCCATCGGTTGCACCCCCTCCTAAAGTTGACTATGCCATTGACCTCTTTAACATGTTATCAATGGACGGAACAACTGAGAAAGAATCAGAGTCATCTTCCAACGACGATAGTGCTTGGGATGGCTTCCAGT CTGCAGAACCAGCACCTAACTCCGAGAAAAAGGGTACTGCTAAGCCAGTAGAAAGTAAGGTCCAGTCTACATCGGGAATCGAAGACTTATTTAAAGACTCGCCAGCTGTGGCAGCGTCTTCAGCTCCAGTTGCTTCCAAATCAAACCCACAGACGGATATCATGAGTCTGTTTGAGAAG TCGAATATGGTATCACCATTTGCTATCCATCAGCAGCAGCTTGCTTTTATGACCCAGCAACAAGCTTTACTGATGGCTGCTCTTAAATCTGGAAATGCACCCCAAATGGCTCCGGGGAATGTACCCCAAATGGTTCCGGGAAATGCCAGTGTGCTAAATACCAATGGTTCTAATGCCCCTAATGGAAGCTTGCCTTCCCATAGCTGGCCAAATCTAGGTTATCAAAACCCTGCGTCTATTCCAGCAGCAGCACCACAGAATGGTGTCGCCAAG GCTGTGAACAACAATCAGGACTTCTTTTCTGGGAACTTCGGTTTTGGTTCGCCCGG CATGCCAGCAAATGGGGCCACAACGGCAGGTGCTAACAAGAGCGCATCCACCCCTACCTCTTCTACCTTGCCATCTCAATCAGGCAAAGAGTATGATTTTTCCTCATTAACTCAAGGAATGTTCTCGAAGCGATGA
- the LOC123049120 gene encoding anthocyanidin 3-O-glucosyltransferase 2, which yields MSCRPTVVLVPSWGSGHFMSALEAGKRLLATGRGAFTLTVLVMHAPSEAMASEVEGHVRREAASGLDIRFLQLPAVEHPTGSVDPVEFASRYVQLHAPHVKAAIAGLRPSSRVAAVVVDLFLTALFDVLHELTVPAYVYFASPAAFLALMLRLPALREDLTGAGFEAMESTVDVPGLPPVPPSYMPACLVKAKIQSYDWFEYHGRRFMEARGVIVNTSVELESSVLAAIQDGRCVPGRPAPALHAIGPVVWFGSTDDEQPHECVRWLDAQPLASVLFLCFGSMGSLDAAQVREVAAGLERSGHRFLWVLRGPPVAGTRLPTDANLDEVLPEGFLEATAGRGLVWPAWAPQRKILSHAAVGGFVTHCGWNSILESLWSGVPMIPWPLYGEQHLNAFELVAGVGAAVALEMDRRKGFFVEAAELERAVRSLMGGASEEGRKARMTAAETSAACRKAVGEGGSSCTALQRLVGEILVLPTEGNDSR from the coding sequence ATGTCGTGTCGCCCAACCGTGGTCCTCGTCCCGAGCTGGGGATCCGGCCACTTCATGTCCGCGCTCGAAGCCGGCAAGAGGCTTCTCGCCACCGGCCGGGGCGCCTTCACGCTGACCGTGCTCGTCATGCACGCGCCATCGGAAGCAATGGCGTCGGAGGTTGAGGGCCACGTGCGCCGGGAGGCAGCTTCCGGCCTCGACATCCGCTTCCTCCAGCTCCCCGCCGTCGAGCATCCCACCGGCAGCGTGGACCCTGTTGAATTCGCGTCCCGGTACGTCCAGCTCCACGCGCCCCACGTCAAGGCGGCCATCGCGGGCCTCAGGCCGTCGTCCCGGGTGGCCGCGGTCGTCGTCGACCTCTTCTTAACTGCCCTATTCGACGTTCTCCACGAGCTCACCGTGCCGGCGTACGTGTACTTTGCCTCCCCCGCCGCGTTCCTGGCGCTCATGCTGCGCCTGCCTGCGCTCCGCGAGGATCTGACGGGCGCCGGGTTTGAGGCGATGGAGAGCACGGTGGACGTGCCCGGGCTGCCGCCGGTGCCGCCGTCTTACATGCCGGCATGCCTTGTGAAAGCAAAGATCCAGAGCTACGACTGGTTCGAGTACCACGGCCGCCGCTTCATGGAAGCCAGGGGCGTCATCGTGAACACCTCCGTCGAGCTCGAAAGTTCGGTTCTCGCGGCGATCCAGGACGGCCGCTGCGTCCCCGGACGCCCTGCTCCGGCTCTCCACGCGATCGGCCCGGTTGTCTGGTTCGGCTCGACGGACGACGAGCAGCCGCACGAGTGCGTGCGGTGGCTCGACGCGCAGCCGCTGGCTTCGGTGCTTTTCCTCTGCTTCGGGAGCATGGGGTCCCTCGACGCGGCACAGGTGAGGGAGGTAGCCGCCGGCCTGGAGCGCAGCGGCCATCGCTTCCTGTGGGTGCTACGAGGCCCGCCCGTCGCCGGCACGCGGCTCCCGACGGACGCGAACCTGGACGAGGTGCTCCCGGAGGGGTTCTTGGAGGCGACAGCGGGGAGGGGGTTGGTGTGGCCGGCTTGGGCGCCGCAGAGGAAGATCCTGTCCCACGCCGCCGTGGGCGGCTTCGTGACGCACTGCGGGTGGAATTCCATCCTGGAGAGCCTGTGGTCCGGCGTGCCGATGATCCCGTGGCCGCTGTACGGGGAGCAGCACCTGAACGCGTTCGAGCTCGTGGCCGGCGTGGGCGCGGCGGTCGCGTTGGAGATGGACCGGAGGAAGGGATTCTTCGTGGAGGCGGCCGAGCTGGAGCGAGCGGTGCGGAGCCTGATGGGCGGCGCGTCGGAGGAGGGGAGGAAGGCGAGGATGACGGCCGCGGAGACGAGCGCCGCGTGCAGGAAGGCCGTCGGCGAGGGCGGCTCGTCGTGCACCGCGCTGCAGAGGCTCGTGGGCGAGATTTTGGTTTTGCCGACGGAGGGAAATGATTCCCGCTAG